Proteins encoded in a region of the Pseudomonas syringae KCTC 12500 genome:
- a CDS encoding UDP-N-acetylmuramoyl-L-alanyl-D-glutamate--2,6-diaminopimelate ligase has protein sequence MAFNLSKLFAHTDRDALIRELTLDSRNVRPGDLFLAVPGINVDGRAHIADALKRGAAAVAYEVEGSIVLPITDVPLIPVKGLAAQLSAIAGRFYGDSSRSLNLVGVTGTNGKTSVTQLVAQALDALGQRCGIVGTLGTGFYGSLQSGRHTTPDPIAVQATLTDLRQAGARAVAMEVSSHGLDQGRAAALAFDVAVLTNLSRDHLDYHGTMEAYAAAKAKLFAWPDLKCRVINLDDDFGRELAAVKQESRLITYSQLDSTAYLYCRDAKFDDDGVRATLVTPQGQHFLRSSLLGRFNLSNVLAAVGALLGLDYALDEILKALPKLEGPVGRMQRLGGADKPLVVVDYAHTPDALEKVLEALRPHAKGRLLCLFGCGGDRDRGKRPLMAEVVERLADGVWVTDDNPRSESPVSIFDDIRPGFVAADKVRFIEGRGQAIAELIASANADDVVVLAGKGHEDYQEINGQRQPFSDLQEAASALAVWEPANA, from the coding sequence ATGGCCTTTAATCTGAGCAAGCTTTTCGCTCACACCGACCGCGATGCGCTGATTCGCGAGTTGACTCTCGACAGCCGCAATGTGCGTCCGGGCGACCTGTTTCTGGCAGTGCCGGGCATCAATGTCGATGGCCGCGCGCACATCGCCGACGCGCTCAAGCGTGGCGCAGCTGCCGTAGCCTATGAAGTCGAAGGGTCGATCGTTCTGCCGATCACTGACGTGCCGCTGATTCCGGTAAAAGGGCTCGCCGCGCAGTTGTCCGCGATCGCTGGTCGCTTCTATGGCGATTCGAGCCGCAGTCTGAATCTGGTGGGTGTTACCGGCACCAACGGCAAGACCAGCGTGACCCAGTTGGTGGCTCAGGCGCTTGATGCCCTCGGCCAACGCTGCGGGATCGTCGGTACACTGGGCACCGGTTTCTACGGTTCGCTGCAAAGCGGCCGCCACACCACGCCTGATCCGATTGCTGTGCAGGCGACGCTGACCGACCTGAGACAGGCCGGCGCGCGCGCAGTGGCGATGGAAGTCTCCTCCCACGGTCTTGATCAGGGACGCGCTGCGGCTCTGGCCTTTGATGTGGCGGTGCTGACCAATCTGTCCCGCGACCATCTGGATTACCACGGCACCATGGAGGCCTACGCTGCCGCCAAGGCGAAGCTGTTCGCATGGCCTGATCTGAAATGCCGGGTGATCAACCTGGATGACGATTTCGGTCGTGAACTGGCCGCTGTCAAACAAGAGTCGCGCCTGATCACCTACAGCCAGCTGGACAGCACGGCCTACCTGTATTGCCGCGATGCGAAGTTCGATGACGATGGCGTGCGTGCCACGCTGGTCACGCCTCAGGGCCAACACTTCCTGCGCAGCAGCCTGCTGGGCCGTTTCAACCTGAGCAATGTGCTGGCTGCGGTCGGTGCGTTGCTGGGCCTGGATTACGCGCTGGACGAAATTCTCAAGGCGCTGCCGAAACTCGAAGGCCCGGTCGGACGCATGCAGCGTCTGGGTGGTGCCGACAAGCCCCTGGTCGTCGTGGATTACGCGCACACCCCGGACGCGCTGGAAAAAGTACTCGAAGCACTGCGCCCGCACGCCAAGGGCCGCTTGTTGTGCCTGTTCGGCTGCGGCGGTGATCGTGACCGTGGCAAGCGTCCGCTGATGGCTGAAGTGGTCGAGCGTCTGGCCGACGGCGTATGGGTCACTGATGACAATCCGCGCTCCGAATCGCCTGTCAGTATTTTTGACGATATACGCCCTGGCTTCGTTGCTGCGGACAAGGTGCGTTTCATCGAAGGTCGCGGTCAGGCCATTGCCGAACTGATTGCCAGCGCCAATGCCGATGACGTCGTGGTGCTTGCCGGCAAGGGCCACGAGGACTACCAGGAAATCAACGGTCAGCGGCAGCCGTTCTCCGACCTGCAAGAAGCCGCCAGCGCGCTTGCTGTATGGGAGCCTGCGAATGCTTAA
- the mraZ gene encoding division/cell wall cluster transcriptional repressor MraZ, with protein sequence MFRGANAINLDAKGRLAMPSRYRDELDSRSAGQLIVTIDAVDPCLCLYPLSEWELIEAKLRDLATFREENRRLQRLLIGNAVDLELDGSGRFLVPPRLREYAKLDKRVMLVGQLNKFQLWDEDAWNALADADLAAIQKPGAMPDELRDLIL encoded by the coding sequence GTGTTCCGTGGTGCCAATGCGATCAATCTCGATGCCAAGGGCCGTCTCGCTATGCCGAGCCGGTACCGTGACGAGTTGGATTCGCGTAGCGCCGGCCAACTTATCGTGACCATCGATGCCGTTGATCCATGCCTTTGCCTTTACCCGCTTTCCGAATGGGAGCTGATAGAAGCAAAACTTCGTGATCTGGCGACCTTTCGTGAAGAGAACCGCCGTCTGCAAAGGCTTCTGATTGGTAATGCTGTCGATCTGGAACTCGACGGGAGTGGGCGTTTTCTGGTACCGCCGCGCCTACGCGAGTACGCGAAGCTGGATAAGCGCGTAATGCTGGTGGGCCAGCTGAACAAGTTTCAACTGTGGGACGAGGACGCCTGGAATGCTCTTGCTGATGCTGACCTGGCTGCCATTCAAAAACCTGGCGCGATGCCCGACGAATTACGTGATTTGATCCTGTGA
- the rsmH gene encoding 16S rRNA (cytosine(1402)-N(4))-methyltransferase RsmH codes for MNSGFTHITVLLEEAVEALAVRADGCYLDGTFGRGGHSRLILSQLGPDGRLLGFDKDPQAIATGQALAAEDGRFVIVQRSFAELGSETQERGLAGKVSGILLDLGVSSPQLDDPERGFSFMNDGPLDMRMDPTRGVSAAEFIATAPAEEIARVFKEYGEERFAKRMANAVVARREVQPFERTADLAEVLKVANPAWEKGKNPATRAFQGLRIHVNNELGDLEAGLEAALDALEVGGRLVVISFHSLEDRIVKLFMRKLAKGEADNMPRNLPIQYKPFEPKIKIHGKAQFASDVETKANPRSRSAVMRVAEKLR; via the coding sequence ATGAATAGCGGCTTTACCCACATCACCGTGCTGCTCGAAGAAGCCGTGGAGGCTCTCGCGGTGCGCGCCGATGGCTGCTATCTGGACGGCACGTTCGGACGTGGCGGGCATAGTCGTCTGATACTCAGCCAGCTGGGCCCAGATGGTCGGCTTCTGGGATTCGACAAGGACCCTCAAGCGATTGCCACCGGGCAAGCGCTAGCGGCCGAAGACGGCCGCTTTGTCATTGTGCAGCGCAGCTTTGCCGAATTGGGATCCGAGACCCAGGAACGCGGTTTGGCGGGCAAGGTCAGTGGCATTCTGCTGGATCTGGGTGTGTCGTCCCCGCAGCTGGATGATCCCGAGCGCGGTTTCAGCTTCATGAACGACGGTCCTCTGGACATGCGCATGGACCCTACCCGTGGTGTAAGCGCTGCCGAGTTCATCGCGACTGCACCGGCTGAAGAAATTGCCCGCGTCTTCAAGGAATACGGCGAAGAGCGATTTGCCAAGCGGATGGCCAACGCGGTCGTCGCGCGTCGCGAAGTCCAGCCTTTCGAGCGCACAGCCGATCTGGCAGAAGTGCTCAAGGTTGCCAACCCTGCCTGGGAAAAGGGCAAGAATCCTGCAACGCGTGCCTTTCAGGGCCTGCGTATTCACGTAAACAACGAATTGGGCGATCTGGAAGCCGGCCTCGAAGCGGCACTGGATGCGCTGGAAGTGGGCGGCCGCCTGGTCGTCATCAGCTTTCACTCGCTGGAAGACCGCATCGTCAAGCTGTTCATGCGCAAGCTCGCCAAGGGCGAAGCCGATAACATGCCGCGCAATCTGCCGATTCAGTACAAACCGTTCGAACCGAAAATCAAAATTCACGGCAAGGCCCAGTTCGCCTCAGATGTAGAAACCAAAGCAAACCCGCGCTCGCGCAGTGCTGTCATGCGTGTAGCGGAGAAGCTCAGGTGA
- a CDS encoding peptidoglycan D,D-transpeptidase FtsI family protein produces MKLDGALYPWRFRVVVGLLVSLVLAICWRIVDLQVIDHTFLKEQGDARSLRHIPIPAHRGLITDRNGEPLAVSTPVTTLWANPREMQQDKSKWPMLAAALGQDLKALTERLDSQANKEFIYLVRGLTPEQGQSVIDLKVPGVYGIEEFRRFYPAGDVTAHMVGFTDLDDHGREGVELAYDDWLAGVPGKRQVIKDRRGRLIKDVQVTKNAKAGKTLALSIDLRLQYLATRELRNAIVENEAKAGSMVIMDVKTGEVLAMVNQPTYNPNNRRTMVPAAMRNRAIIDVFEPGSTMKPISMTAALDSGRWKPTDKVEVYPGTLQIGKYTIRDVTKTEGPILDLTGILINSSNVGMSKVAFDVGGEAIFRAMQRVGFGQYTGLGFPGERVGNLPNYREWRKAETATLSYGYGLSVTALQLVHAYGALANNGRIVPLTILKTDKEPESTQAIPEKTAKTLQGMLQQVIEDPRGVYRARVPSYHVGGKSGTARKTSIGTKGYAENSYRSLFAGFGPMSNPRYAIVVVIDEPSKGGYYGGLVSAPVFSKVMSGTLRLMNVTPDNLAPPEQVNAAPAAKGGRG; encoded by the coding sequence ATGAAGCTCGATGGCGCTCTTTATCCGTGGCGTTTTCGCGTAGTCGTAGGGCTGCTGGTGTCCCTCGTGCTCGCCATTTGCTGGCGCATCGTCGACCTGCAGGTCATCGACCATACCTTTCTCAAGGAACAGGGCGATGCACGTAGCCTTCGGCATATTCCTATTCCGGCGCACCGTGGCCTGATCACCGACCGTAACGGCGAGCCGCTGGCCGTCAGTACGCCGGTGACCACGCTGTGGGCCAACCCGCGTGAAATGCAGCAGGACAAGTCCAAGTGGCCGATGCTGGCCGCCGCCCTGGGTCAGGATCTAAAGGCATTGACCGAGCGCCTGGACTCGCAGGCGAACAAAGAATTCATCTACCTGGTGCGTGGCCTGACGCCAGAGCAGGGTCAGTCGGTCATCGACCTGAAAGTGCCCGGTGTCTACGGCATCGAAGAGTTCCGCCGCTTTTATCCTGCTGGCGATGTTACTGCACACATGGTCGGCTTTACCGACCTTGACGACCATGGCCGGGAAGGCGTCGAGCTGGCGTATGACGACTGGCTCGCCGGAGTGCCCGGCAAGCGTCAGGTCATCAAGGACCGGCGTGGCCGACTGATCAAGGATGTTCAGGTGACCAAGAATGCCAAGGCCGGAAAGACCTTGGCTTTGTCTATTGACCTGCGCCTGCAGTACCTGGCCACCCGTGAACTGCGCAATGCCATCGTCGAGAACGAGGCCAAGGCCGGCAGCATGGTGATCATGGACGTCAAGACCGGTGAGGTGCTGGCGATGGTCAATCAGCCGACCTACAACCCGAACAACCGACGCACCATGGTGCCTGCCGCCATGCGCAACCGGGCGATCATCGACGTGTTCGAACCCGGTTCGACCATGAAGCCTATCTCCATGACCGCAGCGCTGGACAGTGGCCGCTGGAAGCCGACCGACAAGGTCGAGGTTTATCCGGGCACCCTGCAGATCGGCAAATACACGATTCGTGACGTGACCAAGACCGAAGGCCCGATCCTCGATCTGACCGGCATTCTGATCAACTCCAGTAACGTCGGCATGAGCAAGGTCGCGTTCGATGTGGGCGGTGAGGCGATCTTCCGTGCCATGCAGCGCGTCGGGTTCGGTCAGTACACCGGCCTCGGCTTCCCTGGCGAGCGCGTCGGCAACCTGCCCAACTACCGCGAATGGCGCAAGGCCGAAACCGCCACGCTGTCCTATGGCTACGGTCTGTCGGTCACTGCCTTGCAGCTGGTGCATGCCTACGGTGCGCTGGCCAACAACGGCCGCATCGTGCCGTTGACCATCCTCAAAACAGATAAAGAGCCGGAATCGACCCAGGCCATTCCGGAGAAAACCGCGAAGACTCTGCAGGGCATGTTGCAGCAGGTTATCGAGGACCCGCGCGGCGTCTATCGCGCCCGTGTGCCGTCCTATCACGTCGGCGGCAAGAGTGGTACGGCGCGCAAGACGTCCATCGGCACCAAGGGCTACGCGGAAAACTCCTATCGCTCGCTGTTCGCCGGTTTCGGCCCGATGAGTAACCCGCGCTATGCCATCGTGGTTGTCATCGACGAACCGAGCAAGGGTGGTTACTACGGTGGCCTGGTTTCGGCCCCGGTATTCAGCAAGGTCATGTCTGGCACGTTGCGTCTGATGAACGTGACGCCGGACAACCTTGCGCCGCCTGAACAAGTCAACGCCGCACCGGCAGCCAAAGGAGGGCGTGGTTGA
- the rsmI gene encoding 16S rRNA (cytidine(1402)-2'-O)-methyltransferase: MTVPVVSNSTPGSLYVVATPIGNLDDMSVRALKVLRDVALIAAEDTRHSARLMQHFGISTPLAACHEHNERDEGSRFITRLLAGDDVALISDAGTPLISDPGYHLVRQARAAGVQVVPVPGACALIAALSAAGLPSDRFIFEGFLPAKSAGRKARLERVKEEPRTLIYYEAPHRILECLQDMELVFGADRQALLAREITKTFETLKGLPLGELRAFVESDINQQRGECVVLVAGWTPPHDEDVIGEEARRVLDLLLAEMPLKRAAALAAEITGVRKNLLYQVALEKQKE; encoded by the coding sequence TTGACTGTTCCGGTTGTTTCGAATTCCACTCCGGGTTCGCTTTATGTAGTGGCGACTCCTATCGGCAATCTGGACGACATGAGTGTGCGGGCCTTGAAGGTGTTGCGCGACGTCGCGTTGATCGCAGCTGAAGACACGCGTCATTCCGCACGTCTGATGCAACACTTCGGCATCTCCACGCCATTGGCTGCCTGTCACGAACATAACGAACGTGATGAGGGTAGTCGTTTCATCACGCGTCTGCTGGCCGGTGATGACGTCGCACTGATTTCCGATGCGGGCACGCCACTGATCTCCGATCCCGGTTATCACCTGGTGCGCCAGGCGCGTGCCGCAGGTGTGCAGGTCGTACCGGTGCCGGGTGCTTGCGCCTTGATTGCGGCTTTGTCTGCGGCCGGGCTGCCGTCGGATCGATTCATTTTCGAGGGTTTTCTTCCGGCCAAGTCTGCGGGTCGCAAGGCCAGGCTCGAGCGTGTCAAAGAAGAACCGCGCACGCTGATCTACTATGAAGCGCCGCACCGCATCCTGGAATGCCTGCAGGATATGGAGCTGGTCTTCGGTGCTGATCGTCAGGCGTTGCTGGCGCGTGAAATAACCAAAACTTTCGAAACCCTCAAGGGTCTGCCTTTGGGTGAGCTGCGGGCATTTGTCGAATCCGACATTAATCAGCAGCGTGGCGAGTGCGTGGTGCTGGTGGCTGGCTGGACGCCGCCGCATGACGAGGACGTCATTGGTGAGGAGGCTCGGCGGGTGCTGGATCTGTTGCTTGCAGAGATGCCGCTCAAGCGTGCCGCGGCACTGGCTGCCGAAATAACCGGCGTGCGCAAGAACCTGCTGTATCAGGTGGCGCTGGAGAAGCAGAAGGAGTAA
- the ftsL gene encoding cell division protein FtsL, giving the protein MSRLFLKPLPGGSFIMLLLFIAVLISAIGVSYSAHWNRQLLNSLYSEMSVRDKAQAEWGRLILEQSTWTAHSRIETLATEQLKMRIPSAAEVRMVAP; this is encoded by the coding sequence GTGAGCCGTCTGTTTCTGAAGCCTCTGCCCGGCGGCAGTTTCATTATGCTGCTGCTGTTCATTGCCGTCCTGATTTCGGCGATTGGCGTTTCCTATAGTGCACATTGGAATCGTCAACTGCTCAACTCGCTGTATTCGGAAATGAGCGTGCGCGACAAGGCGCAGGCAGAGTGGGGGCGGCTGATTCTTGAGCAGAGCACCTGGACTGCACACAGCCGTATCGAGACTCTGGCCACCGAACAGCTGAAGATGCGCATCCCGAGCGCTGCCGAAGTACGCATGGTGGCGCCATGA
- a CDS encoding UDP-N-acetylmuramoyl-tripeptide--D-alanyl-D-alanine ligase, with product MLKPMTFSELVVPLDARLVGGDCSFAGVSTDSRGIEPGQLFVALTGPRFDGHEYLDQVAAKGAVGALVEREVQGAALPQLVVLDTRKALAQLGAMNRNAFVDRPVAAVTGSSGKTTVKEMLASILRTRGPVLATRGNLNNELGVPLTLLELAPEYTSAVIELGASRVGEIAYTVSLAKPHVAMITNAGTAHVGEFGGPDRIVEAKGEILEGLDAGGTAVLNLEDKAFPIWRKRAGNRNVLTFALTDSAADVYASELSRDARGCPAFTLNSPLGTARVQLNLLGTHNVSNALAAAAAGCAMGVPLEGIVTGLNNVQPVKGRAVAQIASNGTRVIDDTYNANPASINAAVDILTGFTGRTVLVLGDIGELGDWAEQGHREVGAYAAGKVSALYAVGPLMTHAVSAFGEHAYHFASQAELIAALGAEQDPDTTLLIKGSRSAAMEHVVAALCGSSLEKH from the coding sequence ATGCTTAAGCCAATGACCTTCAGCGAACTGGTTGTGCCACTCGACGCCCGTCTGGTCGGCGGCGACTGCAGCTTTGCTGGCGTCAGCACCGACAGCCGGGGCATCGAGCCTGGCCAGCTGTTCGTGGCCTTGACCGGTCCGCGTTTCGACGGTCATGAATACCTCGATCAAGTGGCTGCCAAAGGTGCGGTCGGTGCTCTGGTCGAGCGCGAAGTGCAGGGCGCCGCCCTGCCGCAACTGGTCGTGCTGGATACCCGCAAGGCACTTGCCCAACTGGGTGCCATGAATCGCAATGCGTTCGTCGACCGGCCGGTTGCTGCCGTCACCGGGTCGAGTGGCAAAACCACGGTCAAGGAAATGCTCGCGAGCATCCTGCGCACGCGCGGGCCTGTGCTCGCGACCCGAGGCAACCTGAACAACGAATTGGGCGTTCCACTGACGCTGCTGGAACTGGCACCCGAATACACCTCGGCGGTGATCGAACTGGGTGCGTCGCGGGTTGGCGAGATTGCCTACACCGTGAGCCTCGCCAAGCCGCACGTCGCCATGATCACCAACGCCGGAACCGCCCATGTTGGCGAGTTTGGCGGCCCGGACCGCATTGTCGAAGCCAAGGGCGAGATTCTGGAAGGTCTCGACGCGGGTGGTACGGCAGTCTTGAACCTGGAAGACAAGGCCTTCCCGATCTGGCGCAAGCGCGCTGGCAATCGCAATGTCCTGACCTTCGCACTGACCGACTCTGCGGCGGATGTGTACGCCAGCGAGCTTAGCCGTGATGCGCGGGGTTGCCCGGCTTTCACCCTCAACAGCCCGCTCGGCACTGCCCGCGTTCAGTTGAACCTGCTCGGCACGCACAATGTGTCCAATGCCCTGGCCGCTGCGGCTGCCGGCTGCGCAATGGGCGTGCCGCTGGAAGGGATCGTCACCGGACTGAACAACGTGCAGCCGGTCAAGGGGCGTGCCGTGGCGCAAATCGCCAGCAATGGCACGCGCGTCATCGATGACACCTACAACGCCAATCCTGCCTCGATCAACGCGGCTGTCGACATCCTGACCGGCTTCACCGGTCGTACCGTACTGGTTCTGGGTGATATCGGCGAGCTGGGCGACTGGGCCGAGCAGGGGCATCGCGAAGTCGGTGCCTATGCCGCTGGCAAGGTGTCGGCGCTGTATGCCGTCGGCCCGCTGATGACTCACGCTGTCAGCGCCTTCGGCGAGCACGCTTACCACTTTGCCAGTCAGGCTGAACTGATTGCGGCGCTGGGCGCCGAGCAGGACCCTGATACCACTTTACTGATCAAGGGCTCGCGTAGCGCTGCGATGGAACACGTCGTGGCTGCCTTGTGCGGTTCTAGCCTGGAGAAACATTAA
- the mraY gene encoding phospho-N-acetylmuramoyl-pentapeptide-transferase codes for MLLLLAEFLQQFYKGFAVFQYLSLRGILGVLTALTLSLCLGPWMIRTLQMRQIGQSVRNDGPQSHLSKSGTPTMGGALILSSIGISTLLWADLSNRYVWVVLLVTFLFGAIGWVDDYRKVIEKNSRGLPSRWKYFWQSVFGLCAAIFLYTTAPSATETTLIVPMLKDVRIPLGIGFIVLTYFVIVGSSNAVNLTDGLDGLAIMPTVMVGGALGIFCYLSGNVKFAEYLLIPYVPGAGELIVFSGALIGAGLGFLWFNTYPAQVFMGDVGALALGAALGTMAVIVRQEMVLFIMGGVFVMETLSVVIQVASFKLTGRRVFRMAPIHHHFELKGWPEPRVIVRFWIITVILVLIGLATLKLR; via the coding sequence ATGCTGCTGCTGTTGGCCGAGTTTTTACAACAGTTCTACAAAGGCTTCGCGGTCTTTCAGTACCTGTCATTGCGCGGGATCCTTGGCGTGCTCACTGCACTGACGCTGTCGCTGTGCCTCGGGCCGTGGATGATCCGTACCCTGCAGATGCGTCAGATCGGTCAGTCCGTGCGTAACGATGGTCCACAGTCGCACCTCTCCAAGTCGGGTACGCCGACCATGGGCGGCGCGTTGATCCTCTCGTCCATCGGTATCAGTACGCTGCTGTGGGCTGACCTGAGCAACCGTTACGTGTGGGTTGTGTTGCTGGTGACCTTCCTGTTCGGCGCCATCGGCTGGGTCGATGACTACCGCAAGGTGATCGAAAAGAATTCGCGTGGCCTGCCGAGTCGCTGGAAGTATTTCTGGCAGTCGGTGTTCGGCCTCTGTGCCGCGATCTTCCTTTATACGACTGCGCCGTCGGCGACTGAAACCACGCTGATCGTGCCGATGCTCAAGGATGTGCGCATCCCGCTGGGTATCGGTTTCATCGTGCTGACCTATTTCGTGATCGTCGGCTCCAGCAACGCAGTCAACCTGACTGACGGGCTGGACGGTCTGGCGATCATGCCGACGGTGATGGTGGGCGGTGCCCTGGGCATCTTCTGCTATCTGTCGGGTAACGTGAAATTTGCTGAATACCTGCTGATTCCCTACGTACCGGGGGCGGGCGAGCTGATTGTGTTCTCAGGCGCTCTGATTGGTGCCGGGCTCGGGTTCCTGTGGTTCAACACGTATCCGGCGCAGGTGTTCATGGGCGACGTCGGTGCGCTGGCACTCGGCGCGGCGCTGGGCACCATGGCGGTGATCGTTCGTCAGGAAATGGTCTTGTTCATCATGGGCGGCGTGTTCGTGATGGAAACCCTTTCAGTGGTCATTCAGGTTGCGTCTTTCAAACTTACCGGCCGCCGCGTATTCCGCATGGCGCCGATCCACCACCACTTTGAACTCAAAGGCTGGCCCGAGCCACGTGTGATCGTCCGTTTCTGGATCATCACCGTGATCCTGGTGCTCATTGGCCTTGCCACGCTGAAACTGAGGTAG